One part of the Lycium ferocissimum isolate CSIRO_LF1 chromosome 8, AGI_CSIRO_Lferr_CH_V1, whole genome shotgun sequence genome encodes these proteins:
- the LOC132067062 gene encoding cytokinin dehydrogenase 3-like translates to MATFFGPGDFIFLFIMSHLMSIIDKLRPSWNPSIPHELLSLDIAARLRTDSNSTMAASIDFGKIVQETPTAVLYPSSANDIIGLIKFSYSSATRNPFCIAARGHGHSVRGQAMARNGVVVDMNSLKNNNNDKNNGIRVSWDASLGFYADVGDEQLWIDVLNTTLENGLAPVSWTDYLYLSVGGTISNAGISGQTFRFGPQISNVHEMDVITGKGEFVTCSKQTNSELFFAVLGGLGQFGIITRARIVLNKAPTRVKWVRILYADFSKFTKDQEHLISIEGLDYVEGSLMMNHTPNNWRSSFFSPSNQTKMDSLLSKNDTIYCLEMVKYYDDQNDNTVDEEMKKLLEGLNFMPGFMFTKDVTFVDFLNRVRSGEIELKSKGLWDVPHPWLNLFVPKSSIMDFNAGVIVDIILRHNKAIGPILVYPTSRKKWDDRMSAVIPEEDTFYCVGLLYSSDFDDWQILDGLNEKMLKHCDKNGLKIKQYLPHYKTKEDWMRHFGEKWNTFQQRKIQFDPKMILSPGQRIFN, encoded by the exons ATGGCTACATTTTTTGGCCCTGGTGACTTCATTTTCTTGTTCATAATGAGTCATTTAATGTCCATAATAGACAAGTTGAGGCCTAGTTGGAACCCTTCAATTCCTCATGAACTTCTTTCCCTTGATATTGCAGCTAGGCTTAGAACAGACTCAAATTCCACAATGGCAGCTTCAAttgattttggaaaaattgttcAAGAAACACCAACTGCAGTTCTTTACCCTTCCTCGGCGAACGATATAATCGGTCTCATAAAATTCTCCTACAGTAGTGCTACAAGAAACCCTTTTTGTATTGCAGCAAGAGGGCATGGGCACTCAGTGAGAGGACAAGCAATGGCAAGAAATGGGGTCGTGGTGGATATGAATTCTttgaagaataataataatgacaaaAATAATGGAATTAGGGTTAGTTGGGATGCTTCATTAGGGTTTTATGCAGATGTTGGAGATGAGCAACTATGGATTGATGTTCTAAATACTACACTGGAGAATGGTCTTGCACCTGTGTCATGGACTGATTATTTGTACCTTAGTGTTGGTGGCACTATTTCTAATGCTGGAATTAGTGGCCAAACTTTTCGGTTTGGTCCTCAGATTAGTAACGTTCATGAGATGGATGTTATTACAG GTAAAGGAGAATTTGTGACTTGTTCCAAGCAGACGAATTCAGAGCTATTTTTTGCAGTTTTAGGAGGCTTAGGGCAGTTTGGAATCATAACCAGGGCAAGAATTGTCTTAAACAAAGCACCAACTAGA GTGAAATGGGTGAGAATATTGTATGCTGATTTCTCAAAATTCACAAAAGACCAAGAACATCTGATCTCAATAGAGGGCCTGGACTATGTAGAGGGATCTCTGATGATGAATCACACTCCAAATAACTGGAGATCTTCCTTCTTCTCACCTTCcaatcaaacaaaaatggattCCTTGTTGTCCAAAAATGACACGATCTACTGCTTAGAAATGGTCAAGTACTATGATGATCAAAATGATAACACAGTTGATGAG GAAATGAAGAAATTACTTGAAGGGTTAAACTTTATGCCTGGATTCATGTTCACAAAAGATGTAACATTTGTAGATTTTCTGAATAGAGTAAGAAGTGGGGAGATAGAGCTGAAATCAAAAGGTCTATGGGATGTTCCTCATCCATGGCTCAATCTCTTTGTACCAAAATCCAGTATCATGGATTTCAATGCTGGTGTCATTGTGGACATAATTCTCAGACACAACAAGGCCATAGGGCCCATCCTTGTCTACCCAACAAGCAGGAAAAA GTGGGATGATAGAATGTCAGCAGTGATACCAGAAGAGGATACATTCTACTGTGTGGGGCTATTGTATTCTAGTGACTTTGATGACTGGCAGATATTGGATGGCCTAAACGAAAAAATGTTAAAGCACTGTGATAAAAACGGCCTCAAAATCAAGCAGTATCTTCCACATTATAAAACCAAGGAAGATTGGATGAGACATTTTGGTGAAAAGTGGAACACTTTCCAACAGAGAAAAATCCAGTTTGATCCTAAGATGATTCTGTCACCAGGACAGAGAATTTTTAATTAG